Within Trichoderma atroviride chromosome 2, complete sequence, the genomic segment CTTGGTCTGCTTTGCTTAGCTTTGCCTAGCTCATGGTCAGAGTTGACTCTGCCTCGTCCACTCGAGTCTTCATCCGCAAGGGATCTCCAGATTTCCATCTGCGATTATATCTGATAGCTCACTTCGACATCACCTAGTGGCCAAAAGCACGATAGTAAACAACAGACATGGTGAAGGCACAAtgtcaaggtcaaggattGACGCCACGGCTACACTTGCAGCCCTGCGTTCTAAAGATAGTCCTCTTTGGGCAACTAGTACGGAGCCATGGAGTGTGCCACAGCAACTAAAACGAAGCTAGAAGTACGGGAGAACATTCAGGCTACGGAGATCCGcaccaaagaagaaagaaagacgaCGAGATGCGAGATGGTATCACACGGTAATCTCCAGTAGACAATCAAGATCCACACAAGAACGGAGCAGATGCATCACAGGCATCGGGAAGGCCGCCTTGGATATGAAGAGGGGCAGCAACGAGTCCCGATGTGGGGGGGTGAGGCAGAAAGGCTGAACAGAAGCCTGGTCCTTTTGTGTTCCGGAGGCGGCTGATTTGATATCAGATCGAGACAGTCTTGGTCAGCGAGCCAGTGTGAGAGAGGGCCTGTGAGCCAAACCACTTGCAGCATATATCACGAAGCCGGTGCTTCACAATCCATTGGAGGCCCCCTTGCTGACTGGAATCGAGAGAGAGACTTACCAGTAGGACGTTCTCGAAGCCGTCCATTGTGTGGTAGCATCCGCCCATGTCTGCGGCCCAACCAAGCGGCTATTCTCCGACCAGCCGTGAGACAGCGGctcaaggcagcagccatACTGGCACATACGGAGTAGTACCTGGCATGCCAGATGTCCAGCTGCAAGATCACGCCTGCGGAACAACGGTGTCGCCGCTGCAAGAGGAGATGACCGAGTCGGACTCGAAGCCGATCACGAGCTCGCTGCCCTGGCCAAGCGTGTGTCAAGAGCCATATGTGGAAGCAGATAAAACGCTTGGCTACGAACCAAAGAGACCCGGACCCCGCAATAGATTAAGGAGGAGACAAACGGTCGGTAGCTATACGCAGAGAAAGAAACGCTATCCTGCAGAGCCCATTGACATGCAGTCGAAGTCGATCCACGGGTGTGGCAGCGGAGCTCTCTTGCGCGCCCACAGGCCCGCATTAGCCTCCACGACTGTAATTGCGCATCCGCTTTGGCCTCGAATTTCTCTCGTCTCAATCATCTGTTATTCTGCCCTGCCGAAGACCGAAGCAGTGATTAGTTGTCCAGACGACAGGTCAGCGAAGCAAGCCGGGCTGTCTGCGCTCGAGACGGACCCGAGATGGGATATGGGTGGACGGGGAAAGTTGGATATGGTGGAGTTGTGTTTTGAAGACGTCTAAAGCGGGCGATGCGACGTTGCGAAGGCTCTGATTCGCCTGGTTCCTGAGGCAGGATGCAGGGGTGCTGTCTCAGTTTAATTGCAGAGTCCGCAGCCTTACGACGGGCTTACCACGAGGTACGCGCGACACGCTACGGCCACAAGCGAAACTCGCGGTACCGCCTGGTAGCTCAGCCCAGGAGCCCCCGTCACTTATACGCGTTTCAGATGCGTCAGAGGTATCCCCGGCTAGCCCTGATTCACCATTTCTCATGCCACTTTTCCTACACAAGATGGAAGGGTCATCCAAACGCAGAAACGAGTTTGAAGTATTTCTGTCATTGCTACGTACCTCCAGAAAGTGATAGTTTCATGGCCCGCGATCAAAATTATCGACGCGAGACTCGAGACTCGACAAGCCGGGCCCAGGTCAGCTCAGAGTTGAAACATTCTTTCAAGGCAACTCCGGAAACAGCTGATGGACTGTGTAGGCGAAATGAAAGGCAGATCCCAGCTCAGAGCTATAATTAACTCTGGCAGCAAATTGCAACTGCCACGACTAAAACGCCTAGTGTCGATCTCGTAACAACCCTGTCACGGATCTATACGGGTATATTGCGTCAGAATCTTGATTCGAGATCTTTTCTGGCGCATCACTGATTCGCCTCAACGGGTGCTCGTGCATGACGCGCGACATTGTTCTTTGCCTATTTGCCACCCGATGCTTTGACGAATCCATCGCTCTAGCTTCAGCGCAGTCTATGCACAGGAACATGTTGACTTTCCGAAAATGTTTCTTATTTAGAGGTAAAAGAGATCTCATTTGCATCTAAAGCTCGCTCGTGTGTGTAGCCTAGTAGTTTCATTACCTATTTATTGTAGCGCGTTACAATGTTTGTTTGTCGTAGTATACTACTCAATACGCCTCGAATTGTATTGTTTTCATTACCATATGCTATATCTCCCGGTCCATGAATGTTTGTCCACGAGGCAGTGCTATTCCTTATTAATTCTCTTCCAGACTTCGTTCTCTGCTGCGGCGATGCTATCTCCTGCAGCCGTTGCCCATTTCTTTGCCGTGTTCCAGACACTCTCTGCTTCATGGGCCAGATAGGATTCTTGGTTCAAAGAAGCGTTGTAAGCCTCTCGTTGGTCGCGGCTAAAGTCTGCGGCATTGGTGTTCTGTTGGTAGCCTGGGGGGTGCGAAAAGTCTGGTTCCGAGGTCTGTATAAGTGTTGGATGTGGCACACTTGGCGAGTAGGCTGTGGAAGTAGAGGTTGATGAGCGACTCTGAGTTGGAGCGGCTGATGCCGGCAGCTGATACGACATTTGAGGCGGCATGGGCACTGTCTGGGCCTGTTGTAAGGTCTCTCCAGCctttggaggaggcggaagGTGGCTTTTTCCTCCTGGAGGCGAAGGTACTGCGCCAGGCTGTGGGGGAGGCGGGTCTGAGCTGGCCTCTTGGGTCGACGATGGCATATAAGCGCTGGTAGGCTGTGGCGCTCCGGTCTGGATAGGTAGTGATGGCCGAGCACCTGGTTGTGCAGGAGGATACGCTGTTGGGCTTCCTAATGTTGTTGTCGGTGGAGGCGGCCTTGCCTGGGGTCCTTCTCCCTCTGGCTCTTGTGTCTTTGGGGTGATTCCTGTTGCCTTGGTGGCATTGATGGGACTCGAAGTAAACACCTGTACGGGCATGTTGGTTGAGTCGACGGGACAAGAAGTCCACCAGCCTAGTAAGAGATGCTAGAATGTTGATGActaaattagtatttttcGCAGCTATGTGTAGCTATCACCATAAATTTTTCAGAAACGAAATATCTTTATTCGTGTTTCAATGCGGCAGTGAGATGTTGGAGCTGAGGCGAAGTTGTTGCTTGAAAGTTGGCGCCGGCTGCTCTGCTACCTTGGATAGAGACTGGTTACGTCATTCAGTGACATCTCGTACTTCTGTCAGGTGACTCGGGCTGCATGCGTCGCCTCCGACAACTGGCGGGTACGCAGGTACCTCGTGTTTTTCATTCTTGCGGAGCACAGAGCGGCGATATTACTCGAGCAATTAAATTGTCTTTTTCAGTTCGGATGCTGCAGGTGCAAGGTCCTGATAGGCTGCTGTAGGATGACTATTTAGTCTGTCTTTGCCTATACGTGACATAAGGCATATAGCCGCTTGTAATTTACCACAGTTACAAACAGTCGACACCTATTATGTATTAtaactacctaggtacctagtacTGTTAGTAGGGGAAGCAATATATAAGTAGGTAGCGTGTATATATTCGTTCTTTTCAGTCGATTCTTCCTTGTATGCTTCAAACGTATGAGCTCCCAATGTCATGGTAACTCTGCTGGACTCCAGGGTAGTGTCTAACTGTAAGCGGGCTTGTTAGGTGCAAGTCAGTTGGCCAGTCTGTTAAAAATAGCGTCCTGGTGTCGCTGCAACATTGCTTTTTCTGTAGTGTTTAATTGGTAAATGTTTAGTTGGGCCTCATACTGTTATGCGCTGCCAATAACTACGAACCGCTGACTTGCTTGATAACAGTGGTATGAGAGTCTGCAGCTACCTGTAGCCCGTGCTCCAAAGATCACTGTTATTTTTTGCCCCTATACTACGACTACGAGCAGCATCAAAATTTAGATAAAACAATAACAAACTTCAATTATTCGAATTAATATTGTCAATTGGTTTCTGGACAATATTCTTTTGTTGTTATTTTCCCAGCACGTATTTTATCGCGATACCACTTACACAAGAGCATCTGGGACAGGAGCGCACCCGGATTATCTAAAATCCGCCATTCAGGTACAAGCTATCTTATCGGCTCGGTCCTAGGATCGCAGGAAGTTTAATCGCATTGGCGTGTCAATCGCGTCTACGGCGAGGACAAGATGACGAGTGCACCATAAAATTCCTCCTCAATCACAACACTGCACAACACCACCCGCTATCCAATTCTGGCACCAAAGGTGCCTATACCATCAAGATGGTTGGTAAAGTCTCAGAAAGAGTGCTTCTTAGAGAGGGTACGTTAGCACAGCTTCAGCTTTGTGTCATGGGAAACTTCGACCTCCTGTCAACTGCCGATTGCTAACATCAAAAATCCGCGCAGGGCTGGAGAGAACCGACAATGGCATGAAATTGACCTCATGGCCTGATGTTAGCCCGATCAACCAGAAGAATTACTATACGTGAGGATTCGCAGCGACTTGAGTGGCTGGACTGGACAAGCCCACTAACTCCTGGCGGCAGAGATTACATGAAAAGGGATGATCAGGTCCTAGCCCTTCGACTCCAAAGCGATGCGACTCGTGATCGACTAGTACAGAGTGCCCGAGACCGCGATCGTGCTCTTTCAAAGCCTGCTAATGGCGAGCTGCCCCTGCCACTGCCAGATCtcggcgaggatgacggAGCCGCAACTCCCTCGGGTGGGATGGACCCATCCAGGGTGATTGTCATCCATCCCGGAAGCCAAAATCTGCGCATTGGATTCGCGAGCGATGCACTTCCCAAGACCATCCCGACTACCCTAGCGACCAAATTCCCCCAGACCGAATCGGAGATGTACGAGGCTTTACCCCGACGCCAGTTTGAAGCAAAGACTACGGACCAGCAATACGGGGAAGAGTGGTCGAAGAAATACCAAAAGATGTGCAACGATCTGAAGGTGGAAATGCGCGCCAACAAGCGAAAAGTACTTCCCAACTCCAAAGAGCTTGTCCAGACATTCAATCGCCGCACGGAGCCCGAGATCATTCAGAGACATAACGATGTGCTAGAGGTCGAGTGGACTGATATAGAAAAACTGGAGGATCCAAAGTCATTGGCGTCCTGTTTTATCGGGAGTGAGGCATTGCGTGTTCCCGACGACTCAAACCCCAAATTCAAGCTGTGGTGGCCTATCCAGTACGGATACTGGAACGAGGATGGATACACAAGCCAGGAGCATCTCTTTGACGATTTTGAAACGCTCCTGGACAAAGCGCTGCGCCAAGAGCTGGGCCTGAAGACAAACAGCGAATGGCAACAGTATAGCTGCGTTTTTGTCATTCCTGATCTTTATGATAAGAAGTATGTGGAGCAGATCTTGCGATCCTGTATGACCTGGTTTGAGTTTAGTAGAGTATGCTTTATCCAGGAAAGCATGGCAGCGACTTTCGGCGCCGGTTATACGCAAGCCTGCGTCGTGGATATCGGCGCGCAAAAGACATCTGTGACCTGTGTCGAGGACGGACTTTGCATTGAAGACTCGAGAATCAACCTCAAGTATGGGGGTTACGATATCACGGAGACTTTTATCAAAATGATGCTCTACGATAACTTTCCCTACCAGGAAATTAACCTACGAAGAAGATACGACTTCCTTCTAGCTGAAGAGCTAAAGGCGAAGCATTGTACCATGTCTCAGGCCAACATCTCGGTACAGCTCTACAACTTTCACGTTCGAGCACCCAACCAGCCCACACGGAAATATGCGTTCAAGACATACGACGAAGTCATTCTTGCGGCGATGGGAGTGTTTGAGCCAGCCATTTTTGATAATAGCACAAAGCTCAGGGGAAGGAGAAAGCTTGTCGAGCGTTCTTACAACGCTTATGACGTGGATATTCCCGACGATCCGTCCTCTGCCGCACAGCTCGCAATTCTGGCGCTGGTAAAGCCATCACTCATGACCAACGCAAACGGCTTCTCTCAGTCACAGCCTGAAGCGTCAACACCAAACAAAGAGAAGTCACAGTTCAACTTCCTTCCCAAAGCTGAGACAGCAACTGGCACTCCAATTGCATCGCATGCCGGGTCGCCAGCCCCCGAGGGCAGCGGTACTCCCGCACCACCTCCATTCGTCTTTGGAGCCAACAAGGATGGCGTCAATGGCGATAGCCCTGCTCCGGGCAGCATTCGAGCGGCTGGCACACCGGTTCCTGGACAGTCACAAGCTACGCAACCGCCCCCAGGCATGTTTGTAGACGCAGCAGCACGCGGGGCCAAAGACATGGCAACCGAAAGAGATGAAGTACTGCCCTTGGCACCGCTGGACATTTCTATTCTCACAAGCATTCACAATGCTGCTAAGGGCGACGAGAAGAAAGTCCGCGATTTGCTGGGCAGTATCATGGTCATTGGCGGTGGCGCCAAGGTTCCGCAGCTCACTGTCGTTTTGGAAGAGAGGCTGAAGGCGCTGAAGCCTGACCTCAATGATAGGATCCTGGTCAGTCGAAGCGCGAGAGATATGGATGAGCAAGTTGTCACTTGGAAGGGAGCCAGCGTCTTTGCGAAGCTGTCAACCAACGACTCTTGGATCACGCCGTTTGAGTTTGAGAGGTTGGGCGCCCGTACGCTCCACCACAAGGTGCTCTGGGCTTGGTAGAGAGACGAAatcacacacacatacacatTTATACCCTCTGTATGGAGTATGTTCTGGACACGTTAGGGGAGAGGGCTACAGGATCATGAGGGAGCATTGGAgttttaacttttttttttttgttttgttttaatTTAGGTGCTTGTTATGGATATCAGAGAAACGGGGCATTTGTAATTAGGCAGGTACCTCGATTGCTATTTACATGATTTCAATCGTAGAGAAAAGAACGGGAATGAATCATTTAATGGAATTGGAGGCCGGAGTTGAATGTATTTGTGCAGATCCGTGGCGTAGCTAAGTTGATAAAGCTTTTCGCGAGGAGCTAATATGCCATATAAGTCACGTCGAGATGTCACTGCTTCCACATACGCGTTATAGCTCCGATGAATGCTTATATTAGCTGTCTTTTTAGAACATCTCATGCATTCAAGTAAGAGAAACTGTTACACGGTACAGTCTAAAGAAGACCAGTTGATCCAGATTGTTGACTTTTATTTTTGCCAGGGCGCGTCTTAATGCGGTCAGTAGTTGAAGGGATGCGAATGAATGCCGAACAAATGCGCCTGCCGTTGGTGCGCGCCGCCGATTG encodes:
- a CDS encoding uncharacterized protein (EggNog:ENOG41), with the translated sequence MPVQVFTSSPINATKATGITPKTQEPEGEGPQARPPPPTTTLGSPTAYPPAQPGARPSLPIQTGAPQPTSAYMPSSTQEASSDPPPPQPGAVPSPPGGKSHLPPPPKAGETLQQAQTVPMPPQMSYQLPASAAPTQSRSSTSTSTAYSPSVPHPTLIQTSEPDFSHPPGYQQNTNAADFSRDQREAYNASLNQESYLAHEAESVWNTAKKWATAAGDSIAAAENEVWKRINKE
- a CDS encoding uncharacterized protein (BUSCO:EOG092D0GJX), yielding MVGKVSERVLLREGLERTDNGMKLTSWPDVSPINQKNYYTDYMKRDDQVLALRLQSDATRDRLVQSARDRDRALSKPANGELPLPLPDLGEDDGAATPSGGMDPSRVIVIHPGSQNLRIGFASDALPKTIPTTLATKFPQTESEMYEALPRRQFEAKTTDQQYGEEWSKKYQKMCNDLKVEMRANKRKVLPNSKELVQTFNRRTEPEIIQRHNDVLEVEWTDIEKLEDPKSLASCFIGSEALRVPDDSNPKFKLWWPIQYGYWNEDGYTSQEHLFDDFETLLDKALRQELGLKTNSEWQQYSCVFVIPDLYDKKYVEQILRSCMTWFEFSRVCFIQESMAATFGAGYTQACVVDIGAQKTSVTCVEDGLCIEDSRINLKYGGYDITETFIKMMLYDNFPYQEINLRRRYDFLLAEELKAKHCTMSQANISVQLYNFHVRAPNQPTRKYAFKTYDEVILAAMGVFEPAIFDNSTKLRGRRKLVERSYNAYDVDIPDDPSSAAQLAILALVKPSLMTNANGFSQSQPEASTPNKEKSQFNFLPKAETATGTPIASHAGSPAPEGSGTPAPPPFVFGANKDGVNGDSPAPGSIRAAGTPVPGQSQATQPPPGMFVDAAARGAKDMATERDEVLPLAPLDISILTSIHNAAKGDEKKVRDLLGSIMVIGGGAKVPQLTVVLEERLKALKPDLNDRILVSRSARDMDEQVVTWKGASVFAKLSTNDSWITPFEFERLGARTLHHKVLWAW